In Plectropomus leopardus isolate mb chromosome 17, YSFRI_Pleo_2.0, whole genome shotgun sequence, the DNA window tttttgtctAACCAGCAGACCAAATTCCAAAGATATATAGTACCATTTACTCATCGtatatgacagaaaaagtaGCAAGTACTCACATTTAAGATGCTGGAAAAAGCAgagttttggcaattttgtgtGTAGATGACAAATTATTAACTGATTATCAAAACAGTTATTTTCTATCATTCAATTATCGAATAATCAACAAATACTTAAGCTCTTATTAACAGATTGCATAAACCCTGCCCTAAAAGAAAGGGGATCCCTTTTACTTTCTTCATAACATGCACAAAATCTCTATCTtgcatcaacattttaaatgaaatatggaGACTGGAGAAAGCTATGTTGCAGTTAAGTAAAGTCTAAGTTGTCTCATTTATTGGATATTTCAGACATTGTCAGTCCCTCAGCTATAAGAGGTGCTTCCATTCACTAAACTTAGAGATTTGGACTCATATAGTATGCATTAGATGGCACATACATTGTGGCCTAGATACAAAATATAAGAAGCCTTCTATACAAATGCCAAAAGCATATCCTAaattcacacccacacacctacacacacaacaTACCATGTTATCATCCTTTGCTCAACTACTCCAAGCTGCTTTAATTTCAGAAGTGAGCTAATTGCAATTAAGATGCATGGGGTGTTGAGCTGAGAAGTAAAAGGAAGTAATCAGTGTTGATTATAGAGCCTGAGTCTGATCAGAGTAAATCATACACTGTACGGCTCCTCTCCGCCTGCCTGAATCTGAATCAGGCACGACACCGGAACAGAGCCTGTTTTTAGTGTGATTATGTCCATGGCAGCACTACTGACTCCAGCTCTCTGCCAGATTTGAAAGGATTACGGCACATGTGGCACTGTGAGGTTGACCTAATCATGTCTAGCCCTGAGATACACACAAAGATGTGTTGTGGGTCAAAAAGTGAATCTACCCAGTACTGCTGCCAGCCTGAAATGAATGGTTTCCTTGCCAGTCGCTTTAATTTCATAATCTGGGTTTGTTTTGGAAACTGCTCATTATATCTGATGCTGTGCTGCTGTATAGCACACTTGATTCATGTatgtaaacacagcagtgaaatgCAACTCAATAGCGTCAGCAGAGACTGTTTTCTGTGATTAGCTGGCTAAATTTGTCTTTTGGGGATTGCTTGAATCAAACTGTGAGGGTTGTGAGAAACAGTGAAGTAAAATATATCTTTGAAGCAAGTGTGTTAAATGATCATTTGCAAGTCTAATACATCTGCTCCTCTGTGTAGACTGTTTAGATGGTGTTAAATGATCCTAGCTGAAACGCATAACCCTGTATTGATCCAGTGATGCAGAAGCAGTGTGGTGAGCTGCAGCAGTCAAAATATTTCAtagcaaaacattttgaaaactacaaagagaagcTCTTGCAAACATTGTGATTCATTTTAAGTGCATACAATGCTTCTACCTGAACACGCAATAAGAAAcagttacacaaaaaataaaccacTGTATCACAATACATGAAAATACTTTGATCCCTTTCCTATCTACTGAGTATATTCAGTTATTTTCCAgatgttgcacacacacatctgaggGCTGTTACCAACCCTTTTGTGCTTTGCTCAAAAGTGCATCAGCAAAGTGTGATGAGGGTCAGAAGAGAGTTACACATTCATCTTCCTCAACCTCAGTTTTACACCAAGTGGGAGGTCGAAAAAGAAATTGTTTCTGACGTGATTGGCTAACCAACACTGACACCTAGTGGTTAGTGAAGGCAGAATATTTACAAAAGATCTGCTGGGCCAAGAGGATTGTAATTTCATCTCGACTTTAGTcaggtttatttgtatttttggatttattttaataaaatagtatacagcaacagaaataaaagagctAAAAAATGTGGCTatatcctaaaaacatttataGAAAAGATTTCATCAGTACATACTACAGCCACACATGTACATGTCTACCATTGCATCTACTGTGAAATGTAGTTGCCAATTAAAATCATCTTAAAGAGAGTTAATGAGGAATCATCTTAGTGATGACATGAAGAGTGTTTGTGATGGTTGAGGTCGATGTTATAGCACAGTTCATTGTTTTCTTGAGATGAAGCAGaggaaatgcacacaaaaacatgcaaagggAGTTGGGACCTTGGGCACAAACAAAGCTGTCATGCTATATTCAAGCATGATCGATGCATAATAGGTTTAAGCGCACTGCTGTCTCACTGGCTCGGAAGCACCAGTTAATGCAAGCATGTAAAGAGTGCATTATTGAAAAGCCTGTGTTCACatttaaccacctaaaaaaaaaaaatacagtgacgCTCTCTGTAAATGAGCAATGATAAACTGACACCAAAAGACAGAattaaaacaacacatgaaaacatgtgAAGTAGGAAAAAACCCACatagagctttttttgttgGTCTCTCAGTCGAGGAGGTCAGGGAAGTGGTCTTGGCAGTATTCGTCAAAGCTGAAGTCTTCAACAGTGAAAGGGACGTCCTTCCACTTCTTCACAGTTGTCCTGCCTTCAGGGGTCTGCAGGGCAAAGTTCTTAATGGCGAGATTGGGCAGCAAGGCAACTTCCTTGTACTTCAGCTCAAATCCCCAGTCCTGTGAATTTAAAGATGAATACAGCTTAGTTGATGGACTGGCTTGCAATGTTGAAGTCAAGACAAAGACCAAACCAGTGAGAGTCCACACTGCATGCGATTCTGACATTCTGATGAAAGCACCCACAGAAAACATATGTTCTTCTTCATTCAACTCTTTTATTGCaatactgtatgtttatatatatgtgtgtgtgtgtgtgtgtgtgtgtgtgtgtgtgtgtgtgtgtgtgtgtgtgtgtgtaaaaatgcacCACAAGAAATGTCTTTGATGCATGGcaattttcctttgttttctataagcaaacaaatacaaacactaagGAGCTGAAATCAATTCAAATATCTTTATTCGACATTATTTTGCACAGGTACTTTGTGATATTCCCCTAGCTGTGGTCTTGATCAGTCTTGAAATGAAATCGTGAGTCATCTTTGTCAGAGACAAGACACAAACAAGTGAAAATGTGGTTAATtctaaaggccctgacacaccaaactgacgaCAGACATCGGTCAATATTGGGCCGTCAGTGAATGTCAGTCGCCCTAGTCTTCATGGTGAGTACTGGAtggttggcctttttttcagcCAAATCAGCATGTTGAACAACAGACAGCGAAGTCCATCAGTAAATAAAAtctctctgattggcagttAACCTCAGTGCAAGAGAAGATGAACAGATGTAAGGAAAGAAACAGAGTCAAGAGGGTGTGTGACTGAAATATACTTTTGATATTGGGTagtattgtttttctttagacGTTGAGCTCTTgagcagaaacatttcctgacAGTTTTTGTTACTGTTCACTGGTGAACAGTAAATATGCTCTGTTATTTCAGCACTTGATTCTGTTGTTAATATGCTAACTGGCTTTCTAGTAGCAAAATAGTCTTCCATTTTCCCTTCATGACTGATAGTTACAGAAGACCAGTGTCTGCTAGAAtggagaatatttttttctcacacaggCACAGAACATACATGCTGGCTGGCCATtggtctttgcagtgtgttcatgtgaatTGTTTTGGCCAAGACAGAGGCAACTTAAAGAGATGCAACTGTATGCTCGTTGCTGGTAGTTCTTTGTTGACAGTTTGGTGAGTCGTGGTCTCATGACCAAGACCGATCCCGAGTATGGCACTGTTGCCTTTCAGCAggataaaaattattttgtctgaatttttaaattaaaaaattgcacTGTACCTTGTTGCAGTCTCTGCAACTGATTGTACGTCCAGGCTCCCAGTCCTCAAATCTCTTTCCTAGCACCACCTGCCCACCTACTATGTATTGTTTCCTGAAAGCAAAGATAAGCTATGATTAGAGCAATAAAGGTTTATTTGCAAAGATTTCGTTCTAAATATACTGTACTTTTGCATGAGCTGTTACACCTCAGAGAATTATACTCACTCAAACTCAGAATTGACGTTGACATAGTGTGAGTTGTCAACAAGTTTAATGTCACTGCCAGAGGCCACAGACTTGAAACAGTTTCTGCACAATAGCTGGACTCCAGCAGCGGTGTTACGAGTCTTCTTCTCTATTTTGCGGCTCTCTGCAATTTTTCTGCAAATAACTGCCTCCTTCTGTAGCTCTGCTATCTgtagaaaaagaagaataaaaagagtGATGGCAGAAACACTAAGCAGTGAGAGTAGAGGACAATGATGGAGAGAGTATTGCACCCTTACCTTTATGCGAAACTGATGGAGGTTCATTTCTTGGACCTTAGCAATGGCTCTTCCAGTCAGCTCCTCCAGATATTCATTGATGAGCTCCCGTCGCTCTTCCCGTCCCCCTTTCTGGGTGACCACTGAGTACCGGCTGTCTTGCGCCCTGGCACGTCCGCTGGCCTGCTGCTGGGCAATCTCATTTGTAAGCAGTCCATAGCGTACCACCAGGTTGCATTCAGGAATGTCAAGGCCTTCTTCAGCTACACTGGTGGAGATCAGGAGGTTGAGTTTACCCTGGCGGAAATTGCGGATTGTCTCTGCTTGCTCGTTCTGCAAAGAAAGCATAACAGGACTAAGTcatacaaaacagaaacacgTCCATAGATAAGTTATTACTGAACTGACTTAAAGCTCATAGATTATATATAAACGCACCAGCGTCATGTAAGTGATACCGTTGCCAGCCCCAGTGAGGATGGCTGCCTTGATGCCAGCTTCCTGTAAAACGTCATTAGTGAGGACCCAGTCATTGAGGCAGTGGATGCTTTTACGGGTTTTGCTGAAGAGGATCCCCAGTGAATTCTTATCTGGAGAAAACTGTTCCAGCAGGGTGCTCTGAAGTTTGGCCATCTTTGGGTTCTCATAGCGGGAATCTCTGGCAAGTGTCCTCAGCTCCACCTGattctctgtgtaaaagtgacAGACTAATTATTGTATGCATGGAAAATAGAGTGGAAAAATTATGGGCttaacataaacaaaaatgacccaGCCAAAAATACAAGTTAACTAATATTTCTGGATTCCCACCTTGGAAAAGTGCCTTAAGGAAGTAGTCTGTTCCATCAATGTTTTTGGTGGGCTTGCTGTAGAAGTCCTCCAGGGAGTGATAAGCGTCCATCATTCGCAGGGTGTCATTGATAAGCAGGGCGTCGTTGTACTGTCTGAGGTGGAGTGCACACTCTGCGACCAGTCTGTTGTTCTCTCTGATTCCTGACATATACAAATTATGTACAAGCATTAACCAAAGCTTCCCTTTCCCTTCACATttgatttacatttaatttgccTCACATTTGTTCTCCTTGCCATCACAAGCGAACAC includes these proteins:
- the dhx58 gene encoding probable ATP-dependent RNA helicase DHX58, whose product is MADFELRDYQKEVVERALQGENIVIWLPTGGGKTRAAVYVAKKHLETTPRAKVVVLVNKVHLVDQHYTKEFKPHLGCEYTLRPVSGESDDKDFFGEVVRNSDVVICTAQILYNAMTNTEESKHVELSDITLLIIDECHHTHKDSVYNKVMACYIERKLKGERPLPQILGLTASPGTGGAKILETAVEHVLQICANLDSAIVSTKNYVSELKKKVPRPIKTFDIVEKRLEDPFGDHLKQMMHIIHGYMNLPSDVRLRECGTQEYEQDVVILNQRGIRENNRLVAECALHLRQYNDALLINDTLRMMDAYHSLEDFYSKPTKNIDGTDYFLKALFQENQVELRTLARDSRYENPKMAKLQSTLLEQFSPDKNSLGILFSKTRKSIHCLNDWVLTNDVLQEAGIKAAILTGAGNGITYMTLNEQAETIRNFRQGKLNLLISTSVAEEGLDIPECNLVVRYGLLTNEIAQQQASGRARAQDSRYSVVTQKGGREERRELINEYLEELTGRAIAKVQEMNLHQFRIKIAELQKEAVICRKIAESRKIEKKTRNTAAGVQLLCRNCFKSVASGSDIKLVDNSHYVNVNSEFEKQYIVGGQVVLGKRFEDWEPGRTISCRDCNKDWGFELKYKEVALLPNLAIKNFALQTPEGRTTVKKWKDVPFTVEDFSFDEYCQDHFPDLLD